One Vibrio campbellii CAIM 519 = NBRC 15631 = ATCC 25920 genomic window carries:
- the mutH gene encoding DNA mismatch repair endonuclease MutH, producing MKPEPQSEAELMERAQDIAGLSFAELAEEAGMTVPANLKRDKGWVGQLLEWHLGAPAGSKPQQDFAKLGIELKSIPIGYSGKPLETTFVSVAPLTGVQGLTWETSHVRNKLSRVLWVPVEGEREIPLAERRVGSPLIWSPDQEEEQILKNDWEELMELIVLGKFDQISARHGEALHLRPKAANAKALTEAYSSNGKPIKTLPRGFYLRTQFTEQILLKHYINAQSE from the coding sequence ATGAAACCAGAACCACAATCCGAAGCTGAACTGATGGAACGCGCGCAAGACATTGCTGGCTTAAGCTTTGCCGAGCTCGCTGAGGAAGCTGGCATGACCGTTCCTGCAAACTTGAAACGCGATAAAGGTTGGGTCGGTCAATTACTCGAATGGCACCTGGGTGCCCCAGCCGGCAGCAAGCCTCAGCAAGATTTCGCCAAACTTGGGATAGAACTAAAGAGCATTCCAATCGGGTATTCTGGCAAACCTTTAGAGACTACCTTTGTCTCTGTTGCCCCACTGACTGGCGTGCAAGGTTTAACATGGGAAACCAGCCATGTACGCAATAAACTATCCCGTGTGCTTTGGGTACCAGTAGAAGGTGAACGTGAGATTCCGTTGGCTGAGCGCCGTGTCGGCAGCCCGTTGATTTGGTCGCCAGATCAAGAAGAAGAGCAGATTCTGAAAAATGATTGGGAAGAATTGATGGAATTGATCGTACTAGGTAAGTTTGATCAAATTTCCGCCAGACACGGAGAAGCACTGCACTTACGTCCGAAAGCTGCAAACGCGAAAGCTTTAACGGAAGCGTACAGTTCGAACGGAAAACCGATCAAAACCCTGCCTCGTGGTTTCTATCTCAGGACACAGTTTACTGAGCAGATCCTACTGAAGCATTATATTAACGCCCAATCAGAGTGA